The following nucleotide sequence is from Perca flavescens isolate YP-PL-M2 chromosome 20, PFLA_1.0, whole genome shotgun sequence.
ATAGTATGAATAAATTCATACTTGAACAGCGATCGCGCCATATTTTGCGGCAGGGACAGAGACTCACCTCTGATAATATAAACCTGTCCACCTATCAAGTGTTTTAGACAACAGAACAGCCCATCTGACAACAAGGGTTGGACAGCAGTAAGAAAAAACAACGGACCAAGATGTCACAAAGGTAGTAGGGTTAGAGAATTTCAGGTGCAGACATAACGGAAAATGTGAGGAAAGAGAAACGGGGTCAGAAGGTCAACAACATCTCACAGAGTTTAACAAGAGGCAGTTTTTGTTAGAACTTGCGGCGGACCGCTGAAAACTGAGCAGTAAATGAGGGAAACCAGGGATCAAACCAGAGGAAAAGTGAAAAGCAGGTAGTGCAGCTAAAATGGATAGATCACACTATGTCTCATTTTGAGATGTTTAGccatttctctctgtctcagtcTTAGTTGGACAATTGAAAGCAAATAGCATTTTATTTCACATATGTTTAACAAAGGCATTTTACGTCAGTTTTAATCACATATTTTTCCAAGAATGATTCAAGCTCCTCATTCAAGTGTgcaattagggttgggtatcatttgtttttttttcctataccggtgctaaagcgatacttttaaaacggtgccgatgcctaaacggtgcctgaaccgatactttttaataaagtttaaaaaagaagggtactaaacagttggcgacattaaagaatggcttgtttattgctaaggccatatggtcaaaatttaagatttaataataatgtaataactataacaataacttatttcaccagtaaattgctgttgaacgacaaaaacaaccaccagatgggaaaagggcattttacaataactttgaatgcaccacgaggctacctgttttaagttaACGCACCGTCTGTATTGTTtatttccgacaacggcagctgctgtgctacagagcagactgttaagtcccgctgttggaatcctctacagtgaaatacaatcacactttacaccgtttaacgttagctgtcagcattttaaccgtgtttaatccagctgctagctaaaggtaggctaacgttacctgctgtcgagtgtagtgtaaaCTCAGGCACCGAAATTTCCGTTCTTAtttggtctcgttactaccgctTACGTtggcgtttcggtacccaaccccaTTTATAATATATACTTACAGTATGTAAGATGAATGAATTTTAGACTGACAATATATAACTTTAAAggctaacacaaaaaaacaagttaGTGGCATGTATGGATTGCTAATTTGTAAAAACTATAAATTAAATTTGGTGTAGAAAAACAATATCATTGGTTGTGACATTTACTGTGGAAGCATGATGCAAATGTAAAGCTGCATAAACATACATCCCTATGCACAGGCtcaacttgtcctttttttccccatctgaAACAGCTCGAAGAAATTGTTTACCATCTTCACCGGTCTTTTGGAAATGACTCAAATAAAACGTTTTAGAGTACTTACTGGGTGGCTTGTTGGCAGACAGGTTTTTAAAATGGATGCCTTTGATGATCTCCACAGAGAGACGTCCTGTCGTGGCGTTGTACACCAGGCCCACGAGGATCTCTGGTGTGGAaatctgactgactgactggaaTGATGAGGCGCTTTCACTGCATGTCATATCTGAGAGGCTGACTTGGGATTCACCACCCTGAAAATATTTGCAGACATTTAGCGGATTGTTCACTGGTATATGTATAACACAAATCACAGTCATTGCTCCCCGTATCTAGTGCAATATCGAGAATGCGTTTCAGTTCCTATTACCATTAGCATTTTCCACCTAACAGCGTTACAGAGTGTACAAATGCATTATAATGCTGATGACACTATGCTACGTCTGGCAATCTACTGATCGTTAAGCTCTGCCCATAGTTAGTGTTGAAAAAGATGCATTTCCTTGTCAATGTTTACTtattttccatatgttgctctTTTGCCAAAgcactaaataaaactatgttGTAAGAAACAATAAAAGGCAAAGGCAAGTAAACTTATATATGACAACTTCCCTGCTGAATACGTTAATAATCCCTTGTGGTTTGAGATATGCCTTAGCTGCTTTTTTCCCTCAGCTGCTTTTCCTCTTTGTTATCTGAATTTTAGTTAAACTGATGTAAGATTTTAAAATTCtaggaaaaggaaaaacaaacccCCACAACTAAAAAGATTTGACTATTTCCTGATGTGAAATGGAGGCAGTGTCACACCACCATCTATCCCTCAGACACATTAAACCAACAAGGCAAACAGAAGTAGCTGGTTGGATCTTTATATTCTCTCGAGCTGCAAAATATCACcccattctaaaaaaaaatgttatccaAACACATGAAAGATCGATCAATGTAGAGGAGCAATTAGTGAGGCTTTGAGAGAGCGCTTCAAAGCCAACACCTGCTTTGATCCTACTTACCGGGAGAGCACAGCATGGGTCTAATATGACCGGCACAGACATTTTGCCCTGAAGGTTGAGCTTGGTGAGGTAGAACACCTTTTCCCCGAGcaccttctccttcttcatccGCCGCATGCTATAAAGGCGCAATCGGATGGCGTAATTGCTGATCATCTCTGACTCCACGTGGCTGAAGCGGAAGGTCTCGGTGAAGATTGGGCACGGACCCCTCTGGATTCCTGTCTTGGCTCTCTGCTTCTTGGTGGGCAGCAGCACCAGATGGACCTGCCAGGAGATGTTGCCTGTGCGTTTTAGGGCGGGAAGATCCGATACTGCCGTGATGGTGACTGCCAGTTGCTGATCCTCTGAGTCGTAGTCAAACACCACGTCCAGAGTGCCATATTTTGCAACTGGATCTGGTTCATAACCTTTAGGGAGCTGAGCTGAGGATCCACGGGCTGACATGTCCTGAAGAAACCAATGAGATGTTCAATGTGCAATTAAAAACCACACtatacagtacatttccagTCATATCTTTCATCACTGGCATTTACCTCTGGGCTGAGGACAGCTGTACTGTCACTCGGTACATCCTCCTCGTAGCCCTTGTTGAGGTAACTCTCAGTCTCAGGGCCGTCGCTGCACTCACTGGGGCATTTGCCAAAGGACAGGTGGGGACTGCCGCTGGTATAGGACAGGTCACACTTGGCGTCTCCCAGGTCAGACAGCGTACAGGACATCCTTGGAGAGCCGTTCTCATCCTGATAAGGAGGTGGCTGAAGCTCATCCAGCGGTGGCGTTCGTCTCATCCTCTGGATGCAGTTGGCTGGTTGGAGGGAAGTCAGAAGGGAGAGCATCACAATAATGTACATATTATTACATTTCATATGATACAGAATTTGTATTTGATTTAATGATGTGGACAAAGTGGTTCTAgctctttttattattcttttatttttggttCTTGCGCTTTTTAGCCATGCCAGCAGCAGTGGTGTAGCGATGGCAATGTCGGTCGGTTGTACAGGTTAACTACTTAGGTCTAGAGTAAAATTTCTCTTGTTGGATcaattgccatgaaatttgctTCATTCACGGTCCTCAGAGAACGAagcctaatgactttggtgatcccttgacttttttttatctaaaagcCACCGCAAAGTTTTCACTTTCACTTACAGTATATCTCAGCATGTCCCCGATTGATTTTCACAACATTTTGTACAAACACTCATAGTTCTCAGACAATGTATCTCCAGACTAGTGCCACTTTTGGTTtagaatgaaatgaaaacagttGAGGGATTGCTATACTAAAAAACTTTTTCTAGTGAGGTGTTGacataaaattaaaacagaatgGTAGCTGCACACTTATAACTCTGATACTTTTATTTCAATATATAGAGATCAACATTTCATCAAACAGAGCTGCTGGCATGACTGTACAGTAGACACCACAACTGCAGCTATCACTGTAGGAAATGCAATACAATTTGATTTGTATAGCATATTTTATACTCGGGATAATTGGGATAAAAATGCTTTACATAAGACGTGGACGGTaaagttttcaaatgtaaacatcagcGTAAACACCAAGGAAAAGATGGAGAAGATGAGCTCAAGCTAGCAAGAGCATCTCTGCAGCCATCTAATGACTACGAGTTGCTCATCAGATTAGGGAAATCAACTCACCAGTCTCCTGCTGACTCTGCTAGCCTGGCCAGTCAAAGTTCTCAAATGTAAACGTCAGAGTAAACACAGAGAAAAAGGTCAAGATGGCTATCAGCTACAACCTATGGTTACGATCACGACTTAGTGAACAAGCAAGGCCATCTCTGTgtccatctccatctctacaTTAGAGTGGGCATCAAGGCAAGCGTGGAGGAATTGAACAAAGAGTGTGGCTTCTGCATCCTTGGGCATCCTGCCGGCCAATGTGCAGCCGTCGGATGGTGAGCTGGGTGGCCTCCATGCCTGCGTCGGTTTCCAGCGGGGATGTTGGGGGCTGTGGTGTCCTTTTGCTGAGACTTGGCTGGATCCTGAGTGCCGGTGCCATTCAACCGGCGGCTCTTTTTCTATGTGCCGATCTGGCGGCCACATTCTGCCTCGtgatgaatcatgcacaagttTAAGGAGATGATGgcattacatttcactggaattttACCTCGTACGacttcatgtgacaaataaaaagattaTTGAATTGACTGAttgaaaaatacacaaaaacaacacactgaggaaaagcaacaacaacaaaaaaagatctAAAGATACCTTGAATTTGAAGTAAACCCAAtggaaaacaaatatttttgctTTGATTTAAAGGTGAGACATGTTAAAGCAAATGTGTTTCAGATCTGTGCAGCATTGCAGCTAAAAGCATCATCATCGGATTTGGGATATAGGGAAGAGCATTATTAAACAACATGTGGTGATAAGTattggatttgtttttatttagaaGCAGACTGAGTCACACTCTTAAATATCTTAATCCGTTTATAACAACAATGCCAGATGACATGAGACAAGGTGGAGAGAGAATGTTTACCCATGCTGTAATGAGTTTACAGAATTAACACTAGATTACAACATTGCAAAGGCTGAATTTACTGACAGTGAAGCCCTCATTACTTAAGGCTTACAAGGTCATTAATGCATATGCACTTCTGCATAGCCttgccattttattttatattaactgAATTTAGAGTAAATGTTTAATCTGTAGCTGCACCTCAGTAAATGTTATAGTATAATACGTTTTCCTATATTCTGTTATAATGTGTATCGTTCATGTAATTCTTTAGCATTGAGTTATTTGCACTTTAtcatatatttcattttcaCTCTGGAGCTCATTCTTGAGAGGAATCTTTTGAAGGCACAtcctaaataaaacatcagatatgCACCATTAAAAGATTGCACTGAATACTGCCACAGATTTCATGCCTCTCACCTTTCTAAACGATTCAGTTTGCCTGGAAGGCATAGAATAAGGCTATACTGAGAGTCTCTGTGCCACTTATAAAGAACCTTGAATAGTGTTGTCACTGCATTTTCAAATCTGCCACCGTTGTCCAATTTGGATTCACAAAAATTTAGCAGCTGATGCTAATACTCCCATAGGGACACTGGCGAAGAGTGCTTTATACCCCAGgctcttgcaaaaaaaaaaaaaaaaaaaaagatgaacaagaaaataactttgggggggagggggactcttctttttctgtctccatAACTTTTGGAAAAGCCAACACTGATGACGAAATCCTCTCCAACTCATTGTTCCAGCTTTCTCCCAAATTCTTGAAACTTTCACTCTTAATAATGTGAGTGAGACGCCACCTCAAAGTTGCACATAACTGTGGCAGGATGGAGGCAAAGGAGTCTTAACTAAGTGTCATGGAGGGCTTGATAAAAGGAGCAAATCCATTTCGAGCAGCTCTTTTCCTGCTGAGCTGGAGGCGGTAGATATGATGGAAGCTGCTGTGTAAAAGCACTACTCTTTTCTCCAGCCCGCTAATTGGGATGGTTACCATTCCTCCTCTTGTCTAACCCACTTCTTCACAGAGTTTCATCCCCTCTGTACTGGCAGTCGCCTTGTTTTTCCTTCTTGTACTTCTGCAAGTGGGGAAACAGTTTGTGCTTTGTGAATCTTGACTGTGAAACTCTGGTATAACCTAAATATCTTAGATGACAAATGAGCGGAGGAACATATCATTGTCCTTTCTATGGCTACAAGGATCTCATCTTGAAGAAAGCAAATGAGTGTATTTCCCAATAAGCCAATAAGTAAAACTATTCCTCTCAGACTTGTTCATGATGCTTTGGAGTACCACTGATAGCTTGTGTCATACCTGTATTTCTCCATCTACAGTGTTACTGGACCAATTGTTAACTGGTTAGTGTTTGAAATCCTTCCGGCCAGAAAGCCAATGTTTTCTATCATTTGTCACCTAAAGTAGCATATTAGACAAAGTTAACAACTCATCATAATGAAAACAAGGTTTACATGCTATAATGaaggtagtcttgcattgccagaccgacctccacagcgctgcagaggagggtctggctagtccacacagcattccgggatgggagaaaaacgtgctctggtttattggcatttctttagagCAATCACAATTggcttgggcggcgctaagcgcagTACGGagcaacttgttttggtggaacgtgtacattcaaaggttgttttggtcgtgcgacagaaaactcagattggactagctagctgtctggatttaccctgcagagatctgtggagcagttaaccatagtcctcataaatccagcagtttaaaggtgctctaagcgatgtcacatgttttttaggctacaacattttttgtcacatagagcaaacatctcctcactatccgctagctgcctgtcccctgaacacactgtaaaaaaacaaaacacggtctctgtagacagcccaggctccataaacgccaacaaaaacaaactgcgccaacctgcaccaccaaacataacaaacagtcttccagcgttccagctaataaccgacaagaagttTTTGGGTATGGGGGTTAGagggttagtgcgcggaagcacAGAAGGGGGGGGGATGAGGAGGAGTGAGGGCCGAGCTAACctcattttgtttgaaaatactttgaatgtcaacaagaagtgccgttacccaacatcgcttagagcacctttgaaatgacaacacaaaaaaagcggaaggtgacTGGCGGAAGGTgactggcggaatttccggcgacacctgaacaatcccggaaatgaaacgtcgtcgatatagactataaTCAAGGTAAGGCacttacttttttatgaataaCTTTGATTAAATAATTTCACTGACACTGAAATAATTCATGAAATAAGTACTGTGACGTGTTCCTTAGCAACAATGTCCTCATCAAGGGGTCATGACTGCACGCTAACTTCAGAGACGGAAGTTGGTCCAGACAAACCTccgattatttttttcttactgCTTACTTCCTATTTTGGAAGGGTGTGCGCTGCCACCGGGGCTCCCGCCCTGCCTGATTCTGCAGCATCTGCACAATCCTCCTCATGTATAATCCATATGTCCTGAGGATAAAGCTCTTCATactcacagacaaacagacgCAGCAGTGGCAGTCGAGAGAAAATAACACAGACGCCTCAGAACCTTTACAATGGCTTGTTTGAAATAAGGTGTACTCTCTCAGTTATATCATGGCAACTACCTATGTCTACTACTTTTGGAAGAAAAGAGTGACTGATGTCAGGACTGATGAGGTCACTGCATGGTCATTGCTGATCCATGATTAATCGCTATAACAGATATCTGAGTATGAATGCAGAATTTGTAGGCAACAGGACAAGATTTTGGTATCGGGAGCATTCTGGTTTGTTTGTATTGCGAGTAGCATTGACCAACAATGTTTGAGCGGGCTTTGGTTGCATGCAGGTAAAGAGTCTTGATGGAAAGCAAAAGAGGCGGAACGCATTGGCTGAAATCACAATGGCTGACATCACACTTTGTGTTGAAAAGGGGAAGGGACATCAGGGCTcagatgaaaaaaatgttttgcatgtaaTGGGGAGAATTGGTATGAGGTTAGAGTAGATAATTACCAGGCTGGAAAAAATATTGCATAAAGGCACATCAAAGGgcaatacaaaatacaacactagGCCTACTCagcataaaacacatttttagcaTTAGACACTTTATTTCCCGCATTTAAGCTAAAATGAACggtgaaaaatgtatgtatttatgtataggCAAACACTAAATTCATACAGCaggtgacaattcaaaatatagaaataataattaatataatcGAATAGAAAATCGAAAATATAACCAGGCAttctttattgctttttaaatatttattcacCTGTATATCAGGTATCAGGTTTTCCCTTTAATATTATCTCTGCTGAGTCAACACACATTTAGGCATGATTTAGTCCTCCTTtccattgttttttgtttgttttgtggaaCCTCTTTAAATGCACCTTTTTAGATCAATGACAAATAACTGCATTTAAATTCATTCATAAACCCCTGGACTCTAATAGCTCATATGTGTTCAAGCAAGATGCCTGCTCGtgttcaaaactttctgccATTCAAATCTTTTTCCACatatctgtgttttctgtgttccATTTTTCATAGATTTTAACAAATTTGCTTTTAAAAAGTGATGGTGACAAAAACGACCATTTCTAAAAGTGCGGCGACATGTACCTAGCGTCCCCAGTGTAAATGACACCTATGGCTGAAATACAACCTCGCACTAATGAgctttttatttgctttttatttttatttatctgcatttatatacaGATATCTGTTTCTAGAGACATTCTCTCAACACCAAATCCATTCTTGTATCCTCAAGTTACTAATTAGACTGTAAACAATGACCGGCACACGGAAGAGAAAGTCTTGGACTGGATATCCATATATCCGCTGGCCACACCAGAACCCCATAAATATTAGCCGTTGCCCCCAGAAGCTAAATCGGACCGGTCGTCGGACCGATAGCCGATGGGTTCCGAGACTGATCCATGATGGGTTGGTGGGAGAGAAAACCACATCCAACAAAGCTTGGAGGAAAATATCAAACCTATAGTTCTTTCAACCAAAGTGCAGCCATTGATGAAGTTCTCGCTCCACTTCCTCTCCGGGCTACGGATTGGATTAGTGTGCTATTTATTACAAGCAAACTGATTGCAATAATCTGATGATTCATAAAAAGTTGATAGAAACGGCAAACAATGTCTAAATTCTGCTCCATATGTTCTTTAAGTGCCCtacttttattttacagaaagaAATACTCCGCTTCTAATGTTGAAATTTCAATATAATCCTTCAAACCTTTAAGGGTATTtgatttacacacaaaaaaaacaagactttcataGCTAAAATATTGTTATCGTCTGTCAGGCACACATGACTCAaattcctgtctctctctctctaacaagGAGCACTGACTACATAATCTTACAGctccagaaaacaagtcagtgaTAACACAAATGTCTTGAATCCAGTGTGAACTGCTTCTTTGAaattcattaaataaaaaattacagtATTGCTGTCTAATCATTAGCGCCACATATTTTCTCAAAAGACCCCCATTTAATTTAAGAAGAAATATAGCAAATGTCCTTACAAACATGACCCCATTACTGTAAGGCACAATTCAGAAGGTCAATCTTCTAAGCcagtggaagaagaagaaacgttttgacaataaactacatcaacacaacagtatgtggagttaaactggacaggcccaataacctctgaatagttctacttgttgttaactTGCAATGTGAACGGCAGCCAACATTatgcattatgtcggcaggataatttaaaaggcaaccgcaactacattgtgcgtctgccctatttctgataccgtggcggcagaaattttgccatggcgaGCCGCCACTActaaatcaacatagaggaaacactgcacagTATGCTAGTTAACTCAATATCTTGGAGTCTTAGTCAAACTAAACAACAATATCAATTCTTCCTAATGGACATTTTCACTATTTAGACATTTATGAACAaaagaaatttagaaaataatctgtCTGAGTCTGAGTAGAACACGTTTTGTTTTGAAGGGTCCCAATTAAAAAGGTTTGGGAACCCCTGTTCTAAATAGTTTAAAGATTAATTTGACTGAATGTTCATTTACAGTAGATAAACTGAACAGtatattatgaataatttgcAGGCAATTTAGCTAGTGGAGAATAATCTAAATTTGGCTCTGAATTTACCTTGTAAGAGGACAACAACTAATCAGTAGTGTGTTAAAGACTGCGTGTTCTCACTCTTGTTGGAGAGCCACTTGACAAGAATCCCTGATTAGCTCATGTCCTTTAAGTCTCAAAATGGAGAATCACTGTGGCTGTGAGACAGAAATGAAATTCGGCTATGGTTTTCCAGTTTTGATCAGAAGATGCACGTCTGCTTTAACAGAAAATTTCTTAGTATTACAAAAGCGAAATCATCTCCAGGAATTTCTGTGCATGTGACTAAAATGCCCGGGAAatctttatacagtatgtgaaatCAATGAACAGCCGATCTACCATATCTCTGAGCCCAGACTGAGGTGGTTATGAGACGTGCAGCTTTTGCAGCACTTGTGTAACGACAACCTTGTTCAGTGCGTTGCTTCTATACTAATGGAGTCAGAAGCGTGTCGTGCGCTATTTATCCCTCAGCTACACATTCAAACATTGCTCTAAGTAGATTGTGCCAGACACTCTGCCACTGTCTTATATAACACAAAGCTGGTTCAGACGTGATTCACCAATTGAGGACCCTGGTgaagattagtttttttttgtctttgaaaaatTGTCTGACATAAACACGGCGGATTTCTGTCTGAGGATGACGAACAAAACTTGCATCTTTGTACGTGTCAAAACGAAACAACAATGTTGCAATCTGCTACAGTTCTGCAGGATATCAACACCTCTACGTTTTTAAAAGGATCAGGTGTATCTTGTGAAAAAATCCACAACATTTACATTAACAATTCTTGTCACTATTTTCATTGActcatttattatttcattttgttctAGTTTTTCGCCGTTAATGCTCATTTCCTTTCTTCCAACAAGTAGTACTACATCttaggacacacacacttactcatgCACTTGACAAAAGTTTGACAATAAGATTTATATCCCATGTCAAGTCtggtaaatataaagctacagccagcagccagttatcttaggttagcataaagactggaaacaccTAGCCTGGCTCAATAGGACAGGAAAAattctgcctaccagcacctcttaaGCTTACAATTTaagttatatcttgtttgtttatacATACAAAAACTGAGGATTAAAATTTACAAGTTGCCAAAGTCACTGCCAAAAAATTGTCCAGCACATAACCCCCCTGTAAAAACACAACTTTTTGACTTGTTTTTTTactaattaaacaaacaagatataaagtatttaattagtgagctttagtgGTGCGGGTAGAGGGATTTTAttaactttggacagagccaggctaactgtctatgctaagctaagctaagccaagcagacatgagagtggtatagATCGTCTTATCGAACGCTCGGCGATCAAGTGAATAatcgtatttcccaaaatgtgtaACTATTACTTTAAATCGCCTACTTAATCGGACATATTAGTATACATTTATCTTCTCAGGCTCTCATTCATTGTAGCACTATTCCACTTGAACACATGAATCCGATATAACAATAATGAATGCAGTATATTATATGATGTCAAGGGTGTTACACAGCCTAAATGATTGATTCACATTCAGGGTACAAATGAAGTGCATATGTCAAATAAAGGACTGATCCAAATAGGTCAATGCTGGTGTTCTCCTGGGACTCTGTCTAtgctgaaataaaagaaaaagcctGCCTTCCATCCACCACGGTAAACGCCCTGTGATGGTGAGTCGGGCAGATGGGAAACAGagatgcataaaaaaaaaaaaaaaaaaaaagaatacaaaaagtATGTGAGGCTGGGGCTGTGCAGATTATGCAGACAGTTGACTGTTTCACAACCCTCCCACGGAGAGTGTGCTTAACGGTAGCTTTGCTTTGATCATCTCTCTGGCTTAACTGacagtgtgtatcagtgtgtacgttgtgtgtgtttgtgtgtgtgtgtgtgtgtgtgtgtgtgtgtgtgtgtgtgtgtggtgcgttTGCGTTTGTTGGTTCGGAGGTGCAGAAGCACCTGTGCAATTGTCTCAAGCTTACTGCAGTGATAAGGGGGACATATctgtattaatata
It contains:
- the syt14a gene encoding synaptotagmin-14 isoform X1 produces the protein MNLPLPSPLQWAAPPSSPLALVEAKPKQNIMAIDGGERNCGVHELICVRKVSPEVLGFLTAIGLFIILMTLLFWYLNNKLALENPGSLQCLDDFRKKAELQDKTYSDGDLQGSSSDSEDELMGQYQEAVSRSQGLRGGAKAAANTKHAGGFSWESRQKYSPLTAEYNGYSSEASADDANCIQRMRRTPPLDELQPPPYQDENGSPRMSCTLSDLGDAKCDLSYTSGSPHLSFGKCPSECSDGPETESYLNKGYEEDVPSDSTAVLSPEDMSARGSSAQLPKGYEPDPVAKYGTLDVVFDYDSEDQQLAVTITAVSDLPALKRTGNISWQVHLVLLPTKKQRAKTGIQRGPCPIFTETFRFSHVESEMISNYAIRLRLYSMRRMKKEKVLGEKVFYLTKLNLQGKMSVPVILDPCCALPGGESQVSLSDMTCSESASSFQSVSQISTPEILVGLVYNATTGRLSVEIIKGIHFKNLSANKPPNTYVKLTLLNSMGHEMSKCKTSICRGQPNPTYKETFVFQVALFQLSDVTLILSVYNKRSMKRKEMIGWISLGLNSSGEEELTHWTQMKESKGQQVCRWHSLLES
- the syt14a gene encoding synaptotagmin-14 isoform X3, encoding MTLLFWYLNNKLALENPGSLQCLDDFRKKAELQDKTYSDGDLQGSSSDSEDELMGQYQEAVSRSQGLRGGAKAAANTKHAGGFSWESRQKYSPLTAEYNGYSSEASADDANCIQRMRRTPPLDELQPPPYQDENGSPRMSCTLSDLGDAKCDLSYTSGSPHLSFGKCPSECSDGPETESYLNKGYEEDVPSDSTAVLSPEDMSARGSSAQLPKGYEPDPVAKYGTLDVVFDYDSEDQQLAVTITAVSDLPALKRTGNISWQVHLVLLPTKKQRAKTGIQRGPCPIFTETFRFSHVESEMISNYAIRLRLYSMRRMKKEKVLGEKVFYLTKLNLQGKMSVPVILDPCCALPGGESQVSLSDMTCSESASSFQSVSQISTPEILVGLVYNATTGRLSVEIIKGIHFKNLSANKPPNTYVKLTLLNSMGHEMSKCKTSICRGQPNPTYKETFVFQVALFQLSDVTLILSVYNKRSMKRKEMIGWISLGLNSSGEEELTHWTQMKESKGQQVCRWHSLLES
- the syt14a gene encoding synaptotagmin-14 isoform X2; the encoded protein is MTSGKKPSCKGFRSLKGWWPQGACTGSWLYPENPLDKTYSDGDLQGSSSDSEDELMGQYQEAVSRSQGLRGGAKAAANTKHAGGFSWESRQKYSPLTAEYNGYSSEASADDANCIQRMRRTPPLDELQPPPYQDENGSPRMSCTLSDLGDAKCDLSYTSGSPHLSFGKCPSECSDGPETESYLNKGYEEDVPSDSTAVLSPEDMSARGSSAQLPKGYEPDPVAKYGTLDVVFDYDSEDQQLAVTITAVSDLPALKRTGNISWQVHLVLLPTKKQRAKTGIQRGPCPIFTETFRFSHVESEMISNYAIRLRLYSMRRMKKEKVLGEKVFYLTKLNLQGKMSVPVILDPCCALPGGESQVSLSDMTCSESASSFQSVSQISTPEILVGLVYNATTGRLSVEIIKGIHFKNLSANKPPNTYVKLTLLNSMGHEMSKCKTSICRGQPNPTYKETFVFQVALFQLSDVTLILSVYNKRSMKRKEMIGWISLGLNSSGEEELTHWTQMKESKGQQVCRWHSLLES